The Bacillus rossius redtenbacheri isolate Brsri chromosome 5, Brsri_v3, whole genome shotgun sequence region CTGCTAATATAGTACATTATCTTGATCACACATGATTTCTTATTTACTATggtctaaatataaatatatgattATAGTCCTAACACTGtttataaagttataattttgGGTTCAAATTGTTTAGACACTAACCTATTgagtattttcattattatttcatatGGGAAGTTTTACAGAATTTGTACCTCAGTGTGTATGGCCATCATCGGAACACACACACCAGGACAAATAATAGTAATTTCTCTTCAGAGTAATAGGAGAAGTAGTATCTACACTAATTTCAACACCATATTtacttactagctgcagtacccagcgttgcccgggctgaacacagggtgaaggggaactgtttagagatcagatgtagttcgtaattgtcttcttaatttgaatttcaagtgtgcaaaataatttatatcactttcagatcccgacagacgttgttctgccagtttatagttatttacctggtctgtatgtaatctagactctataaagcaatatagaaaaaaaaactgaaaaataagggattactaatattgaaaatattccattatctagctaatgcttggcatgcattgcaatgcctcattcagttttgttttgtaatatgtttgaagtagttacacatatacaaataatctatccatgtctctaaatatatatttatctctatctacatctatagtcctatatatctatgtatctctctatctgtatttatctctttatatctacatatatatctcactgtatttatctctttatatctacatatatatctcacactatctctatgtattctatatgagggtactgatagcttcgttgttaatatcacacgggtgttttttacttgtatggggaaattaagaatgataaggcatctagtgcgtggcaacaatgttaatagacaataggaaataaacttctagcgcctgcggcattgtcaacacacacttcgtacgtttactgcatgttgtatctaaccccctccaacgcatttgattctaaattggacttttagtaaggatccctaatgtaattgataatataatataaataataaatgtactatccaaaactgaaagaatttttcaaatcggaccagtggttcctgagattagcgcgttcaaacaaacaaacaaacaaactcttcagctttataatattagtatggatttattaatttttatattgcatTTCTTTTGGGAGAAGACTAAAGGAATAAGATTTTGGGGGTTTTGTTTAAGAAATACTTAGCAAACTAAATAGCATTTAATATGTtggataataaatattatatctgtactctacatttcaaataaaatgtgattgtatcaaatatccttaaataatagaCGGTATTTGtgataaagtaaaattatttgattaatcccactaatattataaatgtgaaagtttggatggatggatggatggatgtttgttactcaattacgccagaacggctgaacggatctggattaAATATGACCTAAAgtgagctcataacctggattaacacataaacCACATATtgatatgaaattccatccctaaagaagtgaaaagtgataatttcattttataacagaaaaaatcataggtcatagacatacaaatagtgagtgtcatttctctatgtttgccacacgatcatacacagtaaggtctggcaaattcatatttttttccttggtgagaccagtccgcttagtggagctcgcagcggctagaaaaataaaggcgctaataacagttttgttcttaaattcgtcaatagatagagttgccttgaattttaaacgcaccattgtttgatgcgtttgtcatgtctttaattttcgtttgtttgtgccgtatgcgtttctataccattcatccgattgcgttgaaattttggtgagttgttatgcgcatgcccctgaaggtttctgagacggtataactattttgcaatagttggagcacaaatcttttcaaagaatgtgttttttttttttccatattatatagcggcacttcgtctgtttttttataagtgtgcacgcatgacacaatttatttaaatataaaagagtgcCTGAAatggagtgatatatatatatagtaagatagagagagacagaaagataagatgagatagagcgaggtatagataatgaaatgggttagataaagatatatagatgtatagagctatatagagatttatatatagaagagatacaGATAGTgggatgtatatatgtatatatgtagatataaagagataaatagagatagagagatgcatagatataaatagatgtagatagagataaatatatatttagagagatggatagatgatttgcatatgtgtaactacttcaaacatattacaaaacaaaactgaatgaggcattgcaatgcatgccgagcattatctagataatggaatctttttaatattagtaatctccttttttcagattttttctatagtgctttatagagtctagattacattcAGACCACCAATTTATAGATAAAATAtaaaggtaaataactatacactggcagaacaacgtctgtcgggatctgaaagtgatataaaatattttgcacacttgacattcaaattaagaagacaattactaactacatctgatttagaataaggtccccttcaccctgtgttcagcccgggcaacaccgggtactgcagctagtttctaataaagtatgtatattttaactattctaaacATAGGTTTAATCATAGTAAATGAAAGTGTCAGcgtaaaaaaaatggtattaactTAGTTCAAATAATATAGGCGTGAGTTATACCATTTTATAAATTGTCTACCTCGTGAAAATAAAAGAAGGTAAGTGTGATTTATTCAAAGTCAATTGTATTTGCGAACACTCTAaatcagaagttttaaaatcagatacttaatctATCCTAAAAATTTAAAAGGCCTACATAtaacttcttaaaaaaatatcattcttaaacggttatgttatgaaataaatattttatgtgcctaaaaatgtattgtgtatatttagtaaaaatgtttggaattattGACATACTGTTTTTCAAtagtaagattttagcaatactctAAAATTACGTGAacgaagccgcgggttattaaCTAGTATGAAAGAAAATAATGAGAGAAAAGTTATCAATAACCCAATGTTTTCTAGTCTAGCTTATACGTatgaaccaaataaaaataatatatggccCTACGATGCCCCATCACCTTAAATTTCTGCACTATTCTTTGTTAATCACTGGcaaaatcattgaaatataattaattggaTAATATTTCTGGGTAAAAACAGCCTGTGaggttataatgaaaaaaaaacacaacaaaaataataatgctactttaaatacaatgttatgtatacaaaatacaataaatattttatttggtagTTGAAtgtcattaatttaattaatttttgttaatgacTGCTTTCATAAGACTTTTAAATTTCAGTATCAATGCAGgtataattacatatatatttacatatacttGTATTATagtatatttacagtaattttaaaacAGATTTTGGTACTCTGTTAAAcaaatatcaaataattttttgcacTGACTAATACTGATGATATTCTATAGAATATATATAAacgtacatattttaattttttttatgtttacaaaattgttttttttttgttttttttaatatgtatccAACCCAGTACCACGAATTCCTGCCGGTCTTAACCATTTTATGGTGCATTTTCCTATAAGCTGAGTATAAtggattcattttatttttgagcTAACAAATTTAATTATCTAACGCATTTAAGTTTAAACCAAGCACTTTTAAACACTTAgacatttttcatttaaatattttacatgttcAGCTGCTATATTAGTCACTTAAAACTTACAGAAAGATGTAAACTCATAATTatgaaaatacatatatttacgaTTCTACTGTACTAACATTTTTTCATTGCACTTTATAGtgcaataaattacaaataaaatggtCTTCAAAACATGATAAagcataatttttatgtatttaaagaaCATCAAACAGTCTATCAGACATGTTTGATTTCCAAGACTTTAATGGAGGTTTCTTCGGAATCATAATCGTTTACCCCGGAGTTTCCGGCAAATATTCTCCATTTATGGATGAAGAAGTGTTATCAAGGCCGATATAAagtttgtccataaaataatgtcccagttataaaatttaacagaATCCATTGTAAGCGTTGTAGGGTGTTGGTTCAAGCGCAtgtgcgaatactgctttgttgttttctcgcttggaACGCGAAAGAATGCctttttccccaattagtagagggtgaactcgtaaactttatttggcaacaggatggagcccctccccatttgaatctctttgtacgagagtggttgaaagtCCAAGCCCCTGACCGTTGGGTTGGTCATGCCATGCGATCTTTTCCTTGGGGGCTTTATTAAAGAAGGctgccactacctaatgatttgccagagtttagACACTGAATTAAAGAGGCTGTTACTTCCATTTCTCCGGACGTGTTACCcagagtgtgggaagaattggattttaggttgaatgtgtgacgtacaactaaaggtgcacatagtGAACATTTGTGAGAAaagctaggttagtttaccttcaattttatgtatgatttgttgtaaatagtctaaattaaactgttattatataccattgaaactgggacattttcttatggacattctgtatatatAAAGTTACCTACCTTGCCATTTTCCATGAACAATTTTTATCTGATGCtgccttttattttatttaactaccAAATGTTTTCGAGTCCATGACCACTAGACTTAAGGCTTGGTCCCACACgtcattttgattatttaaatttcGTTTCAATTAATAGGAAAAGGcctaaagtaataataattacaaaaaaatagtgtgtCACACTGAACCTTAAGTGTTAGCTGTGTTTTAAGTTCTTGCACGTACTCTTGGATGTTTCAAGCTCACGCAGAAAAGATATCATCTTAAAACCATCCTGCCACCTAAGTATGAGGTGAATGCACTAAATATGAGTAAGGAGATGAAGATATAGAATTTTTCCATTCTACGAACCTAGCTAAACATGTCGCAATACCTCAAAAATCATCTATTGCATTTTAAAACGTCAAAGACAGTAAATGTTACCACGATGCTCTTTAAGGAGGGTACGGAGAAGTTGAAATCATAGTTGAGGGTGGTGGTGGGAAAAAAATAAGTggtcatattatcttttctgtcaATCTTACGGGCTCCGCGAAAGTTATAGCGACATTGTAAAGAACATAATTAAAACTGCACTTAGATATGTTCATTACGAGCACATGCACAAGTGTTCTCCcaggagaaggaaaaaaaagtatttgaagagggagttaaaagaattttaataaGTGAGTAGTGATCAAATATGGTATACCTATTTGAAACTTATAGGTATCGTAACATCTGCTGTATCTCCTAGATCACGGTGGGAAAGGTCCAGAACTGCCTCGCGTACCACCGTGTTCTTCCATTGAGAATATGAAGCAGATAAAGACGTCGAAGGTTGCAAAGAGGGAGGAGGTTACCAAATGATCGTTTCTGTCCTTTCAAAAATAGTGAGAGATCTGCACGAAAATTTTGAGGTCGTTATTTTGTCTGAAAATGTCCGAGCTGTCCAGAGGAGTGTGTACCAATGTGTTCTTCAAAGATAATCTATAATATTCTTGAATGCAGTGATGAAGGTGGCGATGAATGGTTAGGGAGTGATTAAATGACCATGTCTGGACATCTTAAGGGTGTTCTTGAACGTCTTGCAACGTCTCCGAGATCACGACTACACCTGAACAGGTCCAGTATGGCCAGTCCCACCACCGTGTTCTTCCACGGGAATATGGAATAGTTGAAGACACCGTTGAAGGCGTCGAAGAAGAGGGAGGGAGTGATCAGATGATCGTCTCTGTCCATCTGACGGGTGTCGCGACCTCTCCGGGATCACGGCCACGCCGGAACAAGTCCACGACGGCCGCGCGCACCACCGTGTTCTTCCACGGGAATATGGAATAGTTGAAGACACCGTTGAAGGCGTCGAAGAAGAGGGAGGGAGTGATCAGATGATCGTCTCTGTCCATCTGACGGGTGTCGCGACCTCTCCGGGATCACGGCCACGCCGGAACAAGTCCACGACGGCCGCGCGCACCACCGTGTTCTTCCACGGGAATATGGAATATTTGAAGACACCGTTGAAGGCGTCGAAGAAGAGGGAGGGAGTGATCAGATGATCGTCTCTGTCCATCTGACGGGTGTCGTGACCTCTCCGAGATCACGGCCACGCCGGAACAAGTCCACGACGGCCGCGCGCACCACGGTGTTCTTCCACGGGAATATGGAATATTTGAAGACACCGTTGAAGGTGTCGAAGAAGAGGGAGGGAGTGATCAGATGATCGTCTCTGTCCATCTGACGGGTGTCGCGACCTCTCCGAGATCGCGGCCGCGCCGGAACAAGTCCACGACGGCCGCGCGCACCACCGTGTTCTTCCAGGAGAAGATGAAGGAGTTGAAGACGTTGTTGAGCGTGGCGAAGGAGAGCGAGGCGTGGAAGACCCGCTCGACGACCTCGCTGCGCCGGCGCAGGAACTGCCTGGCCACCAGCACGAGGAGGcagggcagccagcaggcgacgtaGCACGACGTGAGCAGCACGAGCACCCGCGCCGACGGCGGGCGGCGGGCCTCGCTCTTGCGGCGCGCCAGGCGGTGGATCCTGTAGTGCGTGGCGGCCACGACGAGCAGCACGAGGCAGTGGAAGGCGGGGGTGACGGCGGCCAGGTACCACGGCGGCACCACGAACTGCTCTTCGCAAGGCTGCTGGGGCGCCCAGTGGTTCCACACGAGCAGCACGGCGGCCAGGGCCGCGGCGAGGAGCCACACGCCGGCCACCACCAGCCACGACGTGCTGCACATCGTGTTCCGTCCGCTTGGTAACAGATAGCTAGCGGAGTAGTTTTATCATTCAAGcatcattttttatgttttaaaaagatACCATAtttacagggccggcgcgtccatacaggcgaactaggcaaccgcctagggcgccaagtagctgggggcggcgcagcacgacacacaacagctgatataatatgtttaacgattattgaaactagatgaaaatgaatttttgtaacagtttggaatgtttatattgatataagtaattatttaaagtccacggtgacctgtttatgatttgtaataagtaaaaaagtaaaaaaaatagaagcctgcttacatttgattgttgacacaatcttaggcttacgtgatgtattttgaggcaaggaaaattttttttggggtttccggccgtgggggggaggggggcataaggtttttcgcctagggcgccaagttaccttgcaccggccctgcatatTTAAAAGCCGCGACTACGTTTCCTTAACTATGCATAACTAAGTAATTGTGTCAGTCATTTGGGTACACTTACAGCTCATCAACTGGTGACATTTTCCCCACGAAATTATTCTGCACATGTACATACACTCCAAACCATTTCCCAACATGCCAAACTGATAACTGAAGGCACAACTGTATACAAGCATGGGCccctaagatatttttttttcgtcattagtGTGCTTACACCACTTCTGGGACAGGATTCAGGATTGGGATGCCAGGCGCGGGTCGATAACCTTAACCCGGTGTCGCCTACTTGGATTCCGTAGACCTTAACCTCCAAACATGACCTCAACCTTTGACTCTGACATTGTAATCTGTCACGTCTGGTAAATATGAAACCTGGTGTGtattttgacaccaaaaatatcaacaaaaatatattactaaaaatatattttaaaagttttaaaaacaataataaaaagtaTTTCTTACAGAACTGAGCATTGAGTCCAGCGTAGTTTGTTCAATCTCAGCAAGgtcatttaataaaaaacaacGTGAGGAAGTCTTTCAGTGCGCCTACTCGTCAGTGACGTGTAAACATATAATCTCGGTAAAGAGAAAggtaatgtgttctcatgttgttcatgtcctactaatattataaacgcgaaagtttgtaagtatggatggatgtttgttactctttcacgtaaaaactactgaatgaatttgattgaaatttggcctacagctagcttataacctgaattaacacatagaccccatattaatatgaaattccatccctaagggagtgaaaaagtgataattttattttataacagaaaaaatcataggtcttagacatacaaatagtgagtgagtgtcatttctctatgtctgacacacgatcatacacagtaaggtctggcaaattcatatttttctccttggtgagaccagtccgcttagtggagctcgcagcggctagcaaaataaaggcgctaataacagttttgttcttaacttcgtcactAGATAGAGttaccttgaattttaaacgcactatcatttgatgcgtttgtcatgtctttaattttcgtttgtttgtgccgtatgcgttcctataccattcatccgattgcgatgaaattttggtgatttgttatgcgcatgtccatgaaggttactgagacggtataactatttttcaatagttggagcacgaatcgtgtcaaaaatgtgtttatttcattttatatagcggcacttcgtctgtttttttgtataagtgcgcacgcatgacacaatttatttaaatataaaagagagacagagatagagtaatatatatatatagagtgagatagagacggagagataagttgagatagagcgaggtatagagaatgaaatgggttagataaagtgatatacctatagatgtatagagctatatagagacttatatatagaagatatagttAGTggaaagtatatatgtagatataaagagataaatagagaaagagagatacatagatatatatagatgtagatagagataaatatatatatagagagatggatagatgatttgtatatgtggaactacttaaaacatattacaaaacaaaactgaatgaggcattgcaatgcaggccgagcattagctagataatggaatattttcaatattagtaatctcttatttttcagctttttttctatgttgctttataaagtctaaattacatacagaccaggtaaataactataaactggcagaacaacgtctgtcgggatcagaaaatgatataaattaattttcacacttgacattcaaattaagaagacaattactaactacaccgtgtgttcagcccgggcaacgccgggtattgcagctagtatacaaataacttataatacgaaacttggacgtGAAATTTAATATAGAAATATTCCAAATAATGGTCagagtgataaataaactgacaaataaaatattcgcttttcagaTACCAGATTCTCTGAAagcgaatcacacacatatttTCTGcgcccgtcgctagaattcgctgcctgaatcgtaaacgctGCTTGCCGCCAACACGCGCAGATATCAGATCGAaataaacaggaaattttaaactatacggaacggctccgataaataCGGAAAAGACTTGGGGGAAAAATAATCCTAAACCCGGGTTTGGGCTTGATTTTCGATAACGACTTTTATTATAATCATGTCCATATTGTtcaaattcactgaacagttaatactataaagtttccgcacataaAGCATTTATACTTttatgacattactaaaatattaacatggaCCATTCtaaaacttatattataaaactgagtatatatttgtataattctttttaacgactgaaatcagtctgtaaatgcttcctacaaacaaacattaacgttattgagctgattcaacattattaaatagaattattttattataatgttatttaaaaagtttCTTCAATGACGAGAATTCAACCGCAACCCTTGATATCACCAAGCGCGTACTTCACCACAGTGGTACTAAGCCTATTGGAAATTAAGAAAGAAAATATAGATTATAATAAGTGTAATGCCAGGTTTCTTACAAATTTAAACACatgaaattactgattttaatGACTATTTTAgataaccaaatatattccagggtagtttcacaatCATAAACTTCATTTGGCCCACCAATACCTCCGGTATGTCCCCTAAGGTTTTCGAAAGTGACTATTTACGGGTTTATGTTACTATACGCGGGCCCGCCATCTTGGTCGCACATTTCCcttaatcgacttccgttccattttcacgaaattactcctactaaattccgtataccgaaagctaagatcaaaaacaaaatattaaaatattcagaaaaaattattaaaatatttgaatgcaCTATTGTAGCGGTCAAAAATTAACCCAATATGGCGGTAGCGTACTCTAATAGATGAATCCATAATGGCGTCATCCAAGATGTCTAGCCTGAAGTCACAATAGCGGAAATAATATATGCCTTGGTAGTAGTAGTGGTCAAGGTCAGTCACCTAGTAACATTGTGgacaaaatacttaaaaaatttgtttcattgaTCTCACAGAGAATATAACTCAGTacctctgaaatacataatgtcAGTGCGGgtttcaaagttatttttttctgtgtttctaATAATTTACTtggaaaatattaattcattttttatatttaattgactTTGCCGGATCGAACATTGACTTTGCCGGATCGAACCCAGTAACCTGGACTCTATGATGTacaaaataccatttttattttttgtttgatatttttttaataaaataaattttgagaatTTAGGTTAAATGGGCTCGAGGTGTCAAATTATACCTTAGGTGTCAGATTTCAGGGTCAGGGGGAGGTTGAGGAGTTAGGTCCATGTTAAGGTCACCGCACCGGAATACAAGATGACGACCCCGGACTCCGGTCATTGACCCGCGCCTCGCACCTCATCCTAAATCATGTCCCAGGAGTGGCATAAGCACACTACTTATGTCGAATAGTTATGCATAGAACTGTAAAAGTGAATGTCAGATAGCACGTTGCGCAATTAGGTATGCGAAGAAAGGaaaaaaggtaaattttatatttaaaagttatgCATACAAAGGTAAAGGTGAATGCAGGATTTCACTTCCGCAGTTATACATATAAAAGTAATGGTAAGTTTTTACACGGCGCAGTTATAGGTATGTACAAAGGTAAACATGAAGGTATGATCTTTACATCGCACGGTTATGCGTAACAAGTTAAAGGTAGAGGTATGATTTCATATCGCAATATTATGCGTAGAAAGGTAGCGGTGAAAGTAGAACTGGGAGTAGCGCCTTTATTTCTCACGTATGTTTTTGTGACGTGTTAATACCCCGATTGTTTCGATGATATTATTTTTCTGCGCCCACAAAATCACGGTGGTTCTAGTAAAGCATTAAGTTAGACACAATTCAGTCGCTCAGTGTTCCATCTTTAaaaatttatctatttttttaattaaaaagttgttaaTCCCCAAATTCAAAGGCTTATACCAGCCTCGAGAAGCATTTCAAACCATAAGTCGTAAATAAGTTTTCAGCTtatttttgtcgtgatgaacctgcagccgaagtctgacgctcgaattcagactcaccctgAATAGTTTTATCACGTGTCGCTGCGTCGTTAAAACTCCATACGAAGCCACGAACGGAGCTACCAAACCGCTCTCGGCATCAGTGACGTCACTGTGACGCACGCGCGGCTACGTGGTTACTGCCGTGTCCGAACCCGCGAGGCTGAATTGCAATCGCCCGTCGCGGTACGCCAAATTATCTTTAGTGAATGTATGTTGGGAAT contains the following coding sequences:
- the LOC134532278 gene encoding sphingosine 1-phosphate receptor 2-like, yielding MSAARMCLLGEGAGAASDPALALLLAADAVVLGLVVVVNCTVAAALLRRRRALLSARPATRFALSMCAADLAVAAACCYYRSFTTSWLVVAGVWLLAAALAAVLLVWNHWAPQQPCEEQFVVPPWYLAAVTPAFHCLVLLVVAATHYRIHRLARRKSEARRPPSARVLVLLTSCYVACWLPCLLVLVARQFLRRRSEVVERVFHASLSFATLNNVFNSFIFSWKNTVVRAAVVDLFRRGRDLGEVATPVRWTETII